A genomic region of Clavibacter michiganensis subsp. insidiosus contains the following coding sequences:
- a CDS encoding cold-shock protein, producing the protein MANGTVKWFNGEKGFGFITVDAVEGGPARQDVFVHYLAIEMSGYKVLEEGQRVAFEIGQGSKGLQAENVTLD; encoded by the coding sequence ATGGCCAACGGCACCGTGAAGTGGTTCAACGGGGAGAAGGGGTTCGGGTTCATCACCGTGGACGCCGTCGAGGGCGGACCTGCCCGGCAGGACGTCTTCGTCCACTACTTGGCGATCGAGATGTCCGGCTACAAGGTCCTGGAAGAGGGGCAGCGCGTCGCCTTCGAGATCGGCCAGGGCTCCAAGGGCCTGCAGGCGGAGAACGTCACGCTGGACTAG